The window atatatatatatatataatatgaattttGAGATTTGATCCAATGTGCACAAAAAGAAGAGATTTGGTCGCACACATAgttatcatatattaattacAGTTTTAAATTAGACTACCAAACAAAtagaataaaatttaatatcataCTCAGAAGAAatcaaaaacagaaaaatgtCTATTTTTCAACACAGagaattttgaaataaataataggAAGAAAAAAGCATTTGTCGGCAAAAAGAATTTTGAAATACTATGTTTAGAAAAAAGAATTTTGAAATATTCTCAAGTTTTTGAGATTATACACTGTATGGTTGACATTGATGAACATTATATCTGGCTGATCCGTTTTCTGTCTCTTtttcaaaccttttttttttgggtactAATGTCATGAAcctttttcaaactttttttttattttgaaaaaggGCTTCTTACCTTTTTTTTCAAACTTGTTGCTTAAGATTTTTAAGAAGACCATTTGGATgctttaattattgtttttatgcTGCATGGACCTCACGTTACCATTTTTGTTGTCTAAAATATCATacatagaaaatataaaccaatgctcttctgaaaaacttgttttaTTTATCTGGTAGAGAAATCTCATTGATTCTCACGTTCAAATTTAAACCATACAATTAAAAATGGAGCTAACGAAAAACTGCTAAAATCATAACCCATTTGATGTCCATATTTACACTATTCATGAGGTTGTTAACATTAATAATTACATTTTATAGTTTCAATTAATCGGCAGAATGTcttaattttactaaaattcCAAGTCTGTCCTAATCAACTTTCAACTCTCAAGTACATCATACAACCAAAAAAACTCTTCAGTTTTCAGTAAATTCAGTTTGAGTTTCTACTTTTTAACAGGTCTTGTTTTTGTGTAGAGCAAGTAATAAGACCCCAAAGATTGATCTTCACTAAAACTGTTCTCTTCTCACATACATACTCAAAAcgtatatataaacaaatacaaatatgAAGGAAGATAAGATAAAATGAAGTAGGAGAATACACTAGAATATGAATTAGTGCGTAAAAAAAAACCTCTCTCTTGAACATGTAAAAACCAGATCTGTAAAAACACTAACTCCGGCCGCCGCTGCTGATAGGCGTGCCGGAGGCACCACCTCCCTCTCCCTTCCTCTTTTTTCTCTTTGCTTTCATCCTCCCCGGTTTCCCTTCGTCGATATGCTCGCGATTCTGTGCTGTCGATGACTTCTTCCGGTGACCTCTTGTGTTCGGCGGTGATGGCTCTCGGCTTCTATGGAGTAGCGGCGAGATACAAGGTGGAACGGCGGAGATGAAAGTCGGCTTTTAGGATTGAAGACTCCACCAAATCCGGTTTTCCAAATTCCAAGATCTACGGTGAAGGATTCATGGAGTCGGCGCGTGACGTCTCCTCCACCGCGGATCTACCTTACCGTGTGACGGTGAGACTGCTGGAGGAGTGCTGCGACAGACGGTGGAAAGGGGCTTGTTCTTTGGTTCCCGGAGACAACGTGCGGCATGAACCTTCAACGATGGACTTGTCAACTAGAGTAGAGGTCTCTGCCTTCTGAGGCACGGCGGAGCCGTATTTCCCAGCGTCGGTGATATCTACGATTGTCCCGGCGGTACGTGCTTTGCACCTCTTGAAGCTGTTATTTGGTGATCCTTGCTCGTTTTCCGACGTCAAAATCCGTGTTTCAGTCCGGACATTCTTGTTCGGTTTTGTGGCTTAGGGTCGGGATGGTGACTGCCGGAGGGGTGGAACTTGGTCGGTATGCGCCAGCGGTGATGGTCCTGTTAGTACACGGGCTGAAGGCTTACCATTAGGAGACTAAGaggcggttaaaaattggtacCTGCTACGTTTTTCATTCTTTTCCGTGTAAATTACTGTCTCCGTACTTTGTGATCAAATTAGTAGGTCTAAGGGACGGCCATCTCGTGTCGTGAGTTGGTGTCGTTTCCAAATGGTGAAAAATACAACGACGTCCAAATTAGGTAGCGTAGAATCCAACTTAGTGATTCTAGGTGGTACTAGATTTCGTCGTTTGTATGTTGGGTTTAAACTCGTGTGGTTACAATCCTGTATTCACTATTATTGGTTAATGAAAGTTGatgttgagccaaaaaaaaaatgaagtagGAGAATAGTTTAAACTTTAAAGGCTCATTTCCCTCAATATTTAGTATGGGCGTTGACTAGGCTTATAGTAGGCCCATGTAGAGTAGAATCAATTTTAGCCCACTAGGGTTTGAAGAGTGAAGTACACCATCTACATATAAGCGCTAACCCTAGTTCCTTGCTCTCGCCGTAAACTCAAAGAAGACGAAACAACTTCACACAATCCACAATGGGTCGTGTCATCAGAGCCCAACGTAAGGGAGCAGGTTCCGTCTTCAAGTCTCACACTCACCACCGCAAGGGCCCCGCCAAGTTCAGGAGCCTCGACTTCGGCGAGAGAAATGGTTACCTCAAGGGTGTCGTCACGGAGATCATCCACGATCCGGGACGTGGTGCTCCGTTGGCCCGCGTCGCCTTCCGTCATCCTTTCCGCTACAAGAAGCAGAAGGAGCTCTTCGTCGCCGCCGAAGGTATGTACACCGGACAGTTCTTGTACTGCGGTAAGAAGGCCACTCTCGTTGTCGGAAATGTACTCCCTCTCAGATCTATCCCTGAGGGAGCTGTTGTCTGCAACGTTGAGCACCATGTCGGTGATCGTGGTGTGCTCGCTAGAGCTTCTGGTGATTACGCTATCGTTATTTCTCACAACCCTGACAACGACACGACCAGGTTTGGTTCTGGACTATTGAAAAGTTTGTGTCTTTTTGGTTTGTATgattgaaaggttgtgtctttttgGTTTGTATGAtggaaaggttgtgtctttttgGTTATAATCCGTTTGATTGGTTTAGAAATGGTTATAGAAATGGCTGATCATCAGTTGGTTGTGTTCTTTTCATTACAAGATTAAACTTGCTTAGTTATGTCTTTTTTTTGGTTAGTGTGATTGAAAGATTGTGTCTTTTTGGTTTGTATGATTGAAAGGTTATGTCTTTTTTTGGTTGTAATGCGTTTCATTGGATTAGAAATGGTTATATAAATGGCTGCATCATTTGGTTGTGTTCTTCATTACAAGATTAAACTTGCTTAGTTGTGTCTTTTTGGTTTGAAGTATTGAAAGGTTATGTCTTTTTGGTCGTAATGAATTGTTATATGATTGCCTTTTATTTGATTAGAAATGGTTGTAGAAACGTTATGTCGTTGTTTCTTGAGCTTGGTTCTTACAGTTACAACTTGCACATTGGTTTTGGCAGAGTTAAGTTGCCGTCTGGATCGAAGAAGATTGTCCCAAGTGGTTGCAGGGCCATGATTGGTCAAGTTGCTGGAGGTGGAAGGACTGAGAAGCCAATGCTCAAGGCGGGTAACGCGTACCACAAGTACCGTGTGAAGAGAAACTGCTGGCCTAAGGTTCGTGGTGTGGCTATGAACCCTGTGGAGCATCCTCACGGAGGAGGTAACCATCAGCATATTGGTCACGCCAGTACTGTTCGTCGTGATGCACCCCCTGGGCAGAAGGTTGGTCTTATTGCTGCAAGGAGAACTGGTCGTCTCAGAGGTCAAGCTGCTGCTCTTGCTTCCAAGCAAGAATAAGGAGAGAAAGCTTCAAGATGATGAAATTGTTCACTTTTGTTTTTGGGTTTTTGCTGAGACCTTGTTTTGAAACCTTAAGACTTGCTATAATGTTATTTGAGACCTTTCTCTATCAATTAGAATCTATGTTTTCAGAGTTTAACCTTCGCACTATTGTGCATTTGAAAGTAGTGTCTTCTGTTTGAATTATCTCTCATTCAAGAAAACTAATTCTCCATGCTTTGGAACTCGTCACTTTCTCTTCTTGTCTAAGGAGATGTAGTTTAAAATGAGCTTTTTTATCTTTTCTACTTCGTTCATGTTGTGTTTGTTGTTGGGCTCTTTGTTTACTTGTATACAGATTTTGGCTTTCTGTAATTTATGATGTAGCCTTGGCACGGTTTTAGTTAATATGCAGcgacttttttttggtaaaacatgATCCGGTCAACAGTTTAACTGTTTACCTTTTTCCCCGTAGTAAATAGTACTTACtccgttttgttttttttttagtggtTTTAGGGATTTTGTTTTGTGTCGAAATAATAGTCTCTCCAAACTTCTATGTAACATTTGATCATTTTAGACTTTATCTACCCtttgaatataaaattattttctagtCAATCATTTTGAGTCTCAGAATAATCCACGTTTTACGAGACATGTCATTTTCAGGCAACTGAAAATTTAATAATGTAGATTCAGTAAATATAAAGTCTCAGCATCGTCCACTATATAATCCACTTGTCATTCGACGAAACTCATTCACTAAAATATGAAGAATGAAGAGACCAAAGAGAAAGCAGAGACCAAAGATGAAGATGATTAATATTTTGGCTCCAtaatttgttataaaatttacaaatcTTATTTACCCGTATGTTCTCAAATCAACATATAGTGTGATTGTATAGCATTTCTAGCGTAACACACAAATGTGAAAAATTAATTACTCCAGTTTACTCTTAAAAGTTGCCAATTAGGTGGAATTTAATTTCCTCCCATTTACTCTTATTACTGTTTCAGAAGAGAGAAACATACACTAGATGTTACTTTAGATATAATGAGAGTAACAACATTTTAATCCTTTTgcctctttttttctttctcattattttttttattttttttctctttccgCACATTTTATGTTACTCCACTTTCAACCGTCTTATTGCATCTATGCTACAATTTCTCAGTCACAACCATATAGTTGACTAAAGGAATAACTGAACATTAATATACTTCTGTGAAATCATGATGGTGTTAAATGGCTGAGACTAGAATAAATTGGAATGAGTAACATTTGACTAATTAATAAGAGACTGGGAGTAGTAATCTAAAATAAGTGCACACTTTATTTTAAGGACAAAGAAGGACAAAATATACATTATGTTAACTGCTTTAATCCATGTGAAATCTTGTTAAACgacttaaaaaaacaaaacgaatTGGGAGTAGAAGACATGATTCGACAGTTTGCTCTTAGAACATTTTTATTATGAAATTTCACAATTTTAAAGAAGAAAATCATAGAAAAAGGTGAGAAAGAGTTTGACAATCTTACTCAAAATTTTTGGGTTATATCACATTTAAATTTAATCTAtacttaagttttttttatcaaatcttccaacttaaaaaaaaaactgcatcATTACAATTGGTATCATTGGTAATTTAGTTTACTCTCATTTGACCATACACACACAAACCTTTGTCATTTtacttttattgttttaatgcgtTCTGAAAATTTGATTGAAAGATGACAACGTGTGCAAACCAACGATTCCCATTTTTTGCGTCAAGTTCCCATCGTTCAAGATTCTCAGAtacttttcttattattttgcccaaaagagagagagtagaCTAGAAGTGGCCAGTGGGTCTAATGTAGTTGCATGTTTAGGTATATTCAAACCATACCACATGTGTTAACATGTCTATATCGAAGTTCTTGCTTGAACTAAACTGCAAAAAGCAACAATTATATGAGATTTTGGTAATGTCTGCAAAAAATACTTTCTTAATCATCAAAAACCATCCaacatatatgtaaattattgCGTACTCTATATATTAAGAAACAAATTACAGtttcatcacaaaaaatatGTTATAGATACTTTTGAGTagtagtgtttcaaaaaaaaaaaaatacttgtgGGCAGTGTTAATATTGTTCAATTCGAAGTTCGAACTGTGGCTTGTATATATGAAGAACTTATTAAATGTGTGAAAAGCAACACCATAAATTTCAGGGAAACGAAGAATTTAGTGAATTATATATACTCTTTAGGGAGTAACAAAAAGAGAAAAGTAATCATTAGTTTGAGTAAAAGTGTGCAATTGTTCCTAATCATATTCATACTGGCCGTCTATTTGTACTTACGTGGAGTGCCTCCAATGGTAGTAACATGAAAGATACTTCATCCTTGGGATCGTACAATTGGTTGATTTGTCATAATTCTAATCAATTACGCACTAGTTGAGCTCCTCATCTCTTTTATATCTGAATTCACCATCGTATAGTATACTGTTTGAAATACATTTcatgtattttatattatatattattaaatgtaaGATGTCTTTGTCGCCACctttaaaattatacaaaataatggACACAGCTTTAGGAAAAAGAAGACATAAGAATGCAGAATGCAAAATGCAAAGTAAGAAAGGATTGCATAGAAGACAGGAGAGTGATTTAGTTGGCCCACTCTAAGTATGAAATGGACAAATCAGAAGCTTTGTCTTTCTTTCAATCACATCCCTCCGCTTCAAAAGCTACCATCAAGTAAATCTCCATTGTTTTTTGGTTATAATCCATTGCTAAGATTTTGGCATCACTTTTAAACAATAATCtataactataatatatatttatttacaagaAATTATCCAGTTTTGTTTAGAGTAACTAGATGTGTTGAAGATTCTTCCAAGATACTATTAGTTGCATTTGTCTATATGTATCATATCTAGGTTAAACTCCATCCAAGAAATAtcagttttaacttttaagcaAATTGGACTTTATGAAATTATCGTAGACTAGAGATACCGAGATCGATCCAATTTGATGGTTCCTTCGACTTACTTTAATCTAGCTTGTGAATGGAAGCTGCTTCTAATTGTAAAACTTGCATAGTTTAAATGAGATGGTAAATAAACTCTTGAGTATTAAGCCAACTATTCGATCAAAATGTTTCCACGTATGATCTAAGCTAGATAATGTATACAATTATTTTTTGGCattatacaaaaacaaaaatgatttaAGATAAGgattatttaatttgataagAACCAAAGCTTCGATTAGCGCcgtataattaaacaaaaatgaataaaataatgaacaaaaattcagttgaagaaataataaaatagaaatataagaatttatgtttaatttacTCCTCATTGAAATTGGAAGATGACTTtttcttcataatttttttcatcCTTGAAGAAATGAGAGAAATAGAATGAGACTCGTGTGTCTGTAATTTGACAAAATTTCAACAGTATGTATAAAAGTTGAGGAAAACCTAGAATGAAATTTACATTGAAATTGTGAAAAAAGCAAGAAACGGGTAAGGGCTCTTGAAACGACGACAAAGCATGCCCAACGGACTCCCCATCTTGTACACCGCACGCTCGACAAACTCATGAGCCCACTTTGGGCCAAcactttgtttttatttctttactcctatcattaattaattattttatctatCTAACTAGCTCTCTCAAGAAATAACCAATTCTATGAAATTTAATGTTAGTACAGATATTGATCTGTAAACGTGTTATTTTCTACATGTATCTATGTAATTAGTTAAACTTACATACTGTTAGATATGAGATTCTCTTTGTACACTTGTAAATAGTTTTGTAAACCTCGATATTTGATTAATCAAGGGTCTACATTAAGAAAACCTTCAAGATTTGTATCTACGAGTTAATATGCAATTTAACTAATTATATATACCAATATACTAACATTAATAtcttattgataaaaaataatcacccaaaaataatttgtattatttacactgtgattttgaaattatctGAAATATTTGttggttaagttttttttttaaaatgaattgaTTACAAAGTTGGGATCAACAAGTCCTCTTAAATGAATTGATTACAAAGTTGTGATCAACAAGCCAACAAAAGAGGACCATATCAAGAAATAAACTGAACCATACTCTGAGaatagtgaagagaagagaggaagaaCCAATACCTAAGTGACACGCAAACCCATATCAAAATTAACAAAACATGTCTATCTTAATTAattaactagattttaacccgcacaTTTGTGcggatattttttcattttataaataaatttgatattattataatttttaaaatatataatttttattttagtattatatattgtgtaattctacaatattattatttatatttattattcggcgttattaatatatagtgatttgtttagtatattttactttattattaatttttattacttactaatatattttcgagttagatacaataaaataacaatatgaaaTACTCAAATAAATAACCTCCTTCAAAATATgtgttttctttaatttatatatataaatttactttatagttttaatattattttaaaaataaatatatatctgaCGTCAAATCTAGTATGTATTATATTTCAGTTATTTTTACTATCGCTTTATGTTCTCTTTTTAAAAGTAGATGAGTAACATGGTTGTAGTCTGATGCAGTTATCACCAACTATACATAAGTATAAGTCTATCAATGTTAATAAGTTAGTCTAATGTCGATTATGAATAGGACTTACTTTTTTGAAGGAGTTTAAAATTAGTTGAAGAAGTATAAGTCTATCAATGGATGCTGAGCTGATTAACAGTAATTGAAAAAAGTTTGAAACCTAGACAAATGCAAAACATATGTCAAGAAGAACATAAATCGATAGCTCCAACAAATGAGATATGGCAAGTATATATAGTTCTAAATTATGAATCTTACTTTAAAGCATTGATGCTTTAATATAGGGTAACAATTATTAGCAAATATTAAGGTATCTATTTAATATTCGTAGAATAAGGATATGTAGAAATAATATAAATGTTAATTAACAGATAAGTTCTAACATTTTCAATAGgtccaaaaaaaatcataccaAGGTAATTTTCAAATAAGactctgttttaatagattaaactaGATTCTGATCCGCCCTAAAGGGTGGAGATTGATttgtcaaattttaattttaatatatgttatatataatatgtgcatataatattatatatatttttgtgtaatatatatatatatatatatatatatatttgtttgagttttttgataaattttttattcaaGATAGTTATAGTAGAATTAATcaaatctaatattattatgAATTGAATAATAATATGATGACCCACGTACTTATAGTAGATTTGATCaaagttaatttaaaaatataaatataggttCATATAAATTATGATTTGATCAAATCAAATATATCTTCGTATCTAGATGAGAACCCACGTTTATATATCACTTTTACATGTTGTGATATGATGCAGGTGAAGAGTAAATATATGAAGGTAAAGTTATATGAACATAAGCATACACAGTTTTTGTATTAAAGATACATTATAAAATGAGTCGGGCATTTTTTCTCTTATGTTTGGAATGATTTGGAACTCATTGATTTAAGAATGGTTCAGTTTTTTATGATCTAGTTATATTAAGAGATAACcagaaatattttaattatgttattgGTTAAGTTCAATCTTTCTACGTTGGTTAAGATTTGGTTTAATTTAAGTTGGTAGGTTGCATTTTATAGGAGGTGTGATATATTCTAGTAACAACTATGAAAGAGCCCAAAATCTAAATAACAACTTTAAGTAGTAGATAAAAAACCAatccctaaattaatagattagatgaaTACTGTAATATTTATTATACCAAAAAGATAGAATACAATAACTTAAACAAGCCCATCGAGAAACTACACTAAAAAAAATCCCTGCGGTGTTCTTTTAGTTTGATAGTCAAATCATACACATGTAGATCAGAACCCTAAAAACCTGGTTATAGCAACATTAACCCACAAAGTCTTTGTGATTACTCCTTTCACAGCCCAGTTATTTTCACgaaaagtatatataatatctatataataataaaaaaaaatcttttaaaaatatttatatatgttattttatatcaatttattcTACCTATATAGAAAACGTTACGCACCATACTAGATCATTATCTTAATTTTATCAAACATGCAAATCCCTATATTAAGTCATAGTCCAAACTCGTACACAAGAACCCACTGATGAACctgttctcttcttctctatcCCTCAATAACGACGATGAAGGCATCTCTATACCATTGTTATTGCTTTCTTCGTTATTGCATTGACCAGTTTTGTTGGTATCGTCTTCTTGATGAACTCCGAAATCTGGAACTCCATCTTCTTGGCTCATAAGTTGAGAAGCAACAAATTTATCGAGTGATCTCCAATCCGTTGTCATCACTgatgctttcttcttcttatctttACTTTTGCTACTTATCAGCTCGTCGAAATTCTCATCATCTTCTGTTAGTGGTCTTTTGTATTTATTATGATTCTTCTCCAGTGATGTTATCGATGTTGAGCTCACTGGCCTCTTCATAAGAGGAAATGAAGGGCTTTCTAGCTGCGGAAGTTGAATGAATTGATCACAGTCAATGAAGTTTAAACCGATATCTGACCCTCCTAGTTCTTGCTTGAACATAAAATCTTGTgcaaaaatgttttgtttctgctTAGATACGTAGTTGAGAGGCTCCATACTCGAGCCAACTCCGCTCGGTAATTGGTCGTAAAAGTAACCTGATCTCCAAGTTTCCGTGTTCCTGGCTTGCCCGGTCGTTGGTTTTTTCTTGAAAGCTCTACAAACGACCCACCCTTCTTCCTATAATACGTACACAATCATCATAAGGAATGGTTTAATTATCATATTGGTGTAAATAAGCCTAACCAATAGTACAATaccaaacaaaaagaataataatcaTGCTTATATGTGTAGTGAGACACAATAAAAAGCACGCGTTTAAAGTTTGAGAACACAAGGAAGAAAGCTACCATTAGCATATATAGGTTACATACTCATTTGCaagatatattaatattattggaTGAACTACAGAGACAcatgtgtttttattattaaaaaaatattgaacttCAACAATATAACTCAAGTACTAGTATTATAGTGTTAAGAATCACAAGAGAGACTCATAAGCATAAACATGCTTTTAAACTTTTAAGACGTTCAAGACTTTAAgcacttataaataaatattatccaCATAAACAGTGATATATAGGAATGATCTTTGGTCGACATATATGGAACTGAAGTTTTAGTACAgtctttttactttttgttttgtgATAAAAGGTGTAACATTTTGCATGTCTTAATTAAAGATGCTTGACTTTTACCTAAAGGTTTAAATGTGTCTCATAAAAAGCTTAATGAGACCCCAAAAATGGTCTACAAGCCCCACGAAAAAAAAGTTCCATATAATTTCCCCTAATAAACTGGAAACGCTAAATTGAATATGTCGTACGCATAACACAATAATCCTATATATCTATTTCAAAAATATCATCCAGAAAAATATAGAATACCTGAGGAGGCGCATTCTCATCTGACTCTAGCCGGTATTCATGCATGATCCAATCAGTTTTTTGGCCATTAGGGGCTCTTCCTTTGTAGAATACAAGTGTTTTCCTCATACCCATCAATTTTGACTTCTCATAGACAGCCTTGTCTCGACCTGTGGCCTTCCAAAAACCAGCCATGGTCGCTCTGTTTGTCCTTGTTCCTGTTGGATATTTCTTATCTTTGTGGCTGAAGAAATACCATTCATTTCGTTCCTCATATCCGATTCGGCATCTTTCTATCATACATAAAACAAATGTTTATCAGATCTAGGCATTCACATTgtcatattaagaaaataaacccTGAATTATATCTAAAATGTGTAACCTTGTAAATCCCATGGTTCGATTCTATAGAGATCAATATCTCTAATGACATCAAGATCGATCTTTTGTGATGCCACTTTCTTCCTCAAATAGTAACCAACGAGCTCTTCATCTGTTGGATGGAACCTGAATCCCGGAGGAACACTACATGACTGATCCACTGATTCCATTATTTCTGCACAACATGGTTCAACACCAAAATTAAATGATCATCACTATATTAATGTTGTGTATGCATGCTTCTGTTATATCACAAAGTGTTGGGGTTCATATATGTTCAGAGAGAattagaaaaaaacaagaatgaAAGTTTGAAAGATAACCATATAACTCAATGGTTAGTTTCAACTTCATTACCATTTTCCATAGATAAAAATTTACATGTACTAAGAAAAGGTACAAGATTAATATTTTGATGTATCTTAAAAGGTGATCAGAAGGTGGCGCAGAAACATGAAAGTTCGGTTTAAAAGTTGAGAGTCGATAAAAAAAGGTTTAAAAGTTGAGAAGATATGATAAAGATGACATGCATGAGAGCTTATGTGAGGTTGAAAGAGAACGGACAAACGCAGAGTCTTGTACTAATTATGTTTTCCTGTTTCAACGTGATTTGTGAATAAATAGTGGCAATGATCATATGTGTAAgaatcagttcaaaaaaaaaagaccatgTGTATcgaaaaactgttttttttctctctttttgaaCATTATTTCATGTGTGCGCTAATAAACTGATGATCGAATGTTAAATTTAAACAAACCAACCTATCCAACTacatatattatacatattattttcagCCTTGTGGAATACAAACAAAAGCAGCTTTTTccaaatttataagaaaaaatcctCTGAGCAAAAAACTGTGGAAAGGTTTCAAAGTCTGTCTGTTTTATCTTCAATTCGGAAAGCTTTAAGTACGCAACTATACAACTACAACACACACAgatatatatgcatatacaaATACATATCAGCGTCAGATACAGATTATCAAAAGggtttccacaaaaaaaaaaaaagagaaaataatacGGGTGTTGCGTATAGAA of the Brassica rapa cultivar Chiifu-401-42 chromosome A03, CAAS_Brap_v3.01, whole genome shotgun sequence genome contains:
- the LOC103862458 gene encoding NAC domain-containing protein 76-like — translated: MESVDQSCSVPPGFRFHPTDEELVGYYLRKKVASQKIDLDVIRDIDLYRIEPWDLQERCRIGYEERNEWYFFSHKDKKYPTGTRTNRATMAGFWKATGRDKAVYEKSKLMGMRKTLVFYKGRAPNGQKTDWIMHEYRLESDENAPPQEEGWVVCRAFKKKPTTGQARNTETWRSGYFYDQLPSGVGSSMEPLNYVSKQKQNIFAQDFMFKQELGGSDIGLNFIDCDQFIQLPQLESPSFPLMKRPVSSTSITSLEKNHNKYKRPLTEDDENFDELISSKSKDKKKKASVMTTDWRSLDKFVASQLMSQEDGVPDFGVHQEDDTNKTGQCNNEESNNNGIEMPSSSLLRDREEENRFISGFLCTSLDYDLI
- the LOC103862457 gene encoding 60S ribosomal protein L8-3 → MGRVIRAQRKGAGSVFKSHTHHRKGPAKFRSLDFGERNGYLKGVVTEIIHDPGRGAPLARVAFRHPFRYKKQKELFVAAEGMYTGQFLYCGKKATLVVGNVLPLRSIPEGAVVCNVEHHVGDRGVLARASGDYAIVISHNPDNDTTRVKLPSGSKKIVPSGCRAMIGQVAGGGRTEKPMLKAGNAYHKYRVKRNCWPKVRGVAMNPVEHPHGGGNHQHIGHASTVRRDAPPGQKVGLIAARRTGRLRGQAAALASKQE